The region AGCGACAGCTTTTGCGCCGCCCTGGCCGATGCCTATGCCGCCACGGCCCGCAGCGCAGGCCACACGGTGCGTGAGCTGCGCCTGGGCCAGCTGGACTTCGACCAGAACTTGCATGAAGGCTACCGCCAGGTGCAGCCGCTGGAAGCGGACTTGCTGGCCGCGCAGGAAGCCATCAGCTGGGCCGAACACCTGGTCTTCGCCTACCCGATCTGGTGGGGCGGCGCGCCGGCCCTGCTGAAAGGCTTCGTCGACCGCATCTTCCTGCCCGGCTTTGCCTTCAAGTATCGCCCGGGCAAGGCTTTCCCGGCGCAGCTGCTGAAAGGCCGCACGGCCCAGCTGCTGGTGGCGATGGATACGCCGCCCTGGTATTTCCGCTGGGTCTACCACATGCCCGGCATTCACCAGCTGCGCAAGACGACCCTGGAATTTTGCGGCGTCAAGCCCGTCAAGGTGGCCAGCTTTGGTCCCATGATCGATTCCACCGCAGCGCAGCGAGCGCGCTGGCTGGAACAGGCACAGGCGCTGGCCCGGCGCCTGTAAGTTGCTTGCCATGTAGCCATCATGCATACGGTTTTGACAAGCTGGTAATCAAGCCGTCACATTCCAAGGCTACCATGATGATATTGCCTGTTTGTCAGTCGCCTTGCTGTTGCGACAACAAGGGTCCGATCGTCATGTAAAGGTAGCCGCTGTGGAGTTCAACGCTTCTCGATTGCATCTTCCCCGTTATCGCACGTCCGTGGCGGCTGACCTGTGCATCCCCACGGAATCCGTGCAGGCCGACGCCAGCAATTTCGCCGTGCTGGAACTGTTCACGGAACGGCGCGACATGATGAGCTTGCCAGTCACGGAGCAGCAGAAGCCCATCGGCTTGATCAGCCGCAACATCTTCATGTCGCAAATGTCCAAGCCCTTTTATCACGAGGTGTACGGCAAGAAGAGCTGCATCGCCTTCATGGACAAGGAGCCGCTGATCGTCGACGGCGCCATGAGCATCGAAGACCTCACCTTCCGCGCCGTGGAAGCGGGCGAGAAGGCGCTGGCCGATGGCTTCATCATCACCGCCGATGGCGCGCTGGCCGGCGTGGGCTTCGGCTTGCAGCTGATGAACGTGGTGGCCACCATGCAGGCTGAAAAGAACCGGCAGATCATGCACAGCATCGATTACGCCAGCGTGATCCAGCGCGCCCTGCTGCGCACCTCCGATGCGGAACTGCGCGCCACCCTGCCCGACGCCCACCTGGAATGGCAGCCGCGCGACGTCGTCGGCGGCGACTTCTACTTCTTCGAACGCCATGCGGGCGGCTGGTTCGCCGCCATCGCCGACTGCACCGGCCACGGCGTGCCGGGCGCCTTCATGACCCTGATCGCCTCGTCGGCCCTGAGCCAGGCCTTGCGCGAACTGGGACCGCACGATCCGGCCGCCCTGATCGGCGCCGTCAGCCGCTCCATCAAAACCCTGCTGGGCCAGGACGGCGCCAGCAGCGGCGCGGCCACCGGCCACGCCGGCTCGAACGACGGCATGGATTGCGCCTTCCTGTGCTACGACACGGCCAGCGCCAGCCTGCGTTTCGCAGGGGCGAAACTGGCGCTGCACGTGGTCGCGCCGGGCGAGGACAGCGTGCGCGCCATCGACGGCGCGCGCATGGGCGTGGGCTATGTCGACACGCCGGCTGGCTACTGCTGGCACAACGAGACGCTGGCCATTCCCGCCGGCAGCCTGCTGTTCCTCACCACCGACGGCTTGCTCGACCAGATCGGCGGCGCGCGCGACATCGCCTACGGCAAGCGCCGCATGCGCGAGCAGCTGCTGGCGCGGCGCGACGCTCCCGCCGGCGACGTGGCGGCGGCCCTGCTGCAGGACAGCGCCGCGTGGCAGGGAGCGCAGCCGCGCCGCGACGACCTGACCTTTTTCTGTTTCCGCCTGTAGTTTTGGCGCCATCGCGCCACCTTATCAACAAGAAACCGGGTCACCGGCTAGCCAGGAGCACGGACGTGCTGTACGAAGAATTCAACGAGTTTTGGGATGTGGCACGCAAGCGCAACATCATCTTTTTTTACGTGGGCTATTTCTCGCAGCACGTGGTGAACGCCATTTCCGAAACCATCAAGGCGCGCCTCGATACGGCCGGCGCGGCCGGGCCCACGCGGCGGCGCATCTT is a window of Janthinobacterium rivuli DNA encoding:
- a CDS encoding NAD(P)H-dependent oxidoreductase, coding for MTTTTPKRILILLGHPSSDSFCAALADAYAATARSAGHTVRELRLGQLDFDQNLHEGYRQVQPLEADLLAAQEAISWAEHLVFAYPIWWGGAPALLKGFVDRIFLPGFAFKYRPGKAFPAQLLKGRTAQLLVAMDTPPWYFRWVYHMPGIHQLRKTTLEFCGVKPVKVASFGPMIDSTAAQRARWLEQAQALARRL
- a CDS encoding SpoIIE family protein phosphatase, translating into MHLPRYRTSVAADLCIPTESVQADASNFAVLELFTERRDMMSLPVTEQQKPIGLISRNIFMSQMSKPFYHEVYGKKSCIAFMDKEPLIVDGAMSIEDLTFRAVEAGEKALADGFIITADGALAGVGFGLQLMNVVATMQAEKNRQIMHSIDYASVIQRALLRTSDAELRATLPDAHLEWQPRDVVGGDFYFFERHAGGWFAAIADCTGHGVPGAFMTLIASSALSQALRELGPHDPAALIGAVSRSIKTLLGQDGASSGAATGHAGSNDGMDCAFLCYDTASASLRFAGAKLALHVVAPGEDSVRAIDGARMGVGYVDTPAGYCWHNETLAIPAGSLLFLTTDGLLDQIGGARDIAYGKRRMREQLLARRDAPAGDVAAALLQDSAAWQGAQPRRDDLTFFCFRL